The window TCCACCTTGTTTTCCAGAGGTTCAAGGTTCTTCGATATATATTCCACCAGAAGCTGGATGGTCTTGCGCTCTTTGGCCGCCTCGTCCAGAAATTCCCTGTAGGCCGCCATGCCAGCGCCTGACATGTTTTCTATATCCGCCCTGGCGGTATCGGATTCACTGCTGGTGTGGTCGCTCATCGTTTAAAAGATCCTCCTGGATGCTGTGACGGGCGCCGGGATCCGGCGCAATAAAGTTAAGGATTTTCCCGGTGATTATACAGAAAAACGGTCATCCGCTGGGTTTGTTTTTTCAATTTGACCTCCGGCGCGCCTGGCCACGGAGGAATTACCGGCGCGGTCCTTACGTCACGCGGCGTTACGCCGTATAGCGCTATATCGCTTAATTGCTGGAACCCGAAAAGAACACGTGTTCCGAAAAACCGCGTCATCAGCGGGTGAAACGACGCTTGCGATGAATTAAAAAAACCAACTTTTGTGTTGAACTGCTTATTAAACTCTGGTAAAAATCACTAACCTTTAAGTTCCGATTAAGCTACAACGCATGAGAGGAGAACCGTTAGATGGCTGGAAAAAAACCAATGACCAAGGGGCAAATCGCTGACAACATCGCCACCGCATCCGGCTTAACAAAGAAGCTGGCCGCCCAGATCCTGGACGGTTTGGCCGCTTTGGCCTACAAAGAGGCGAAAAATGGCTTCACCCTGCCGGGGTTGGGCAAACTGGTTCTGGTTCAGAGGAAAGCCCGCAAGGGTAGGAATCCGCAGACTGGCGAAGTAATAAAAATACCCGCGAAGAAGGTTGTTAAATTCCGCGTGGCCAAAGCCTGCAAAGACGCCGTACTGGGCTCCAAATAGGGGCTCTGATTTTCGTTAAACCGGCCCGGCGGAAAGGGTGTGGGGGAAAATACAAAAACCCGCGTTCCGCTGGCCGGTTTTTCTTTTTGCCTAAAGCGGTTTAAGCGCCGCCATGGCTAGCATTCACAAGGCGTTAAGGCCCCAAACCGCTAAAAAATGTTGGGCGGCCTTGGTGAGTTATGTTATCATCCAAACTTTGTGGGGCAGTAGCTCAGTTGGGAGAGCGCAGCGTTCGCAATGCTGAGGTCAGGGGTTCGATCCCCCTCTGCTCCACCAATTTTTCCAGCCATCCTACCGCTTTATTATTAAAGCTGTTCACACTTTTTCTATCGGTCTTGGTTTATTCCGGTTGCGCCGGCACAGGCTCTTATAAAAACCAGTCATCGCTTATAGATCCTCCTTCCGCGTCGAAAACCATGGCAAATGCCGCAAAAGAAGGGGCGCTTACGCCTGGGCCGTGGCCGGGTATTGAGTGGTGGAGGGATTTTAACGACCCGGTTCTTGCAAAACTGGTTGAGGAATCCTTCAGTAATTCACCTGAAATGAAGCTGGCCCAGGCCAAGGCCCGATTTGCCGACGCGCAGGCGCGGCTTGCCGGAGCGGTGGATACTCCTGACGTTTCGATGAACGCTGAATCTTTCCGCCAGCGGATAAGCGACAACGGCTTGATACCGACCAGGTTTTTCCAAAATCCGAACACGCTGACGCAGGCATCTTTAGCATTCAGCTACGAACTGGACATCTGGGGCCTTCACGCCTCCATCATAAAAAGCGCTTTAGGCGAGGCCGCGGCAGTTAAGGCCGAAACCTATATGGCCAGACTGTTACTCTCGTTCGCCGTGGCCCAGGCGTACTTCGACCTATCATGGTTCCGGGAACGGCTGGAGCTTATGGGAATACTCCTTGCCAACAGTGAATCGTTGGAACGCCTTGCCGCTAAAAGGGTGGAGGGGGGATTGGATTCCATAACCTCCCTGCAAAAGGCGCGACTAGATCTGGAGCTAATGCGTTCCTCGGTAGCCGGGGCCAAACGTGACGCTGGCATGGCCGCCAACAAACTTGCCGCGTTAATGGGGCGCGGGCCGGACTATGCCATGTCCAGCGAAACGGCCAAATCGCGGGATTTTGCCTCTCCCGCCGCGTTGCCGGATAACCTGATGACGGACATTCTCGCAAGAAGGCCGGACATCATCGCCGCGAAGTTGAGAGTGGTAACGGCGGGGTATCGCGTGGACGCGGCCCGGGCGCTGTTTTACCCAAATGTGAACATCAGGGCGCTGGTGGGGCTTCAAAGCGTGGATATAGAAAAACTGTTCAATGCTGATAGCCATATGTATAACTTCGGTCCGGCAATCCACCTGCCCCTTTTCGACGGGGGCAGGCTTTCGGCCAATCTTGAATCCCGTGGCGTGGAATGGGACATGGCCGTGGAAAAATACAACCTGACGGTGATTAACGCGGTAAAAGAAACGGCGGACTCGGTTATTTCAGTGGATGGCGCCGCAAAAAGGTTAGAGTCTGGAAAGATGGCGCTGGAAGCCGCGCAAGCCGGTTATGAGGCCATCCGGAAACGGCGCGAAGCGGGGCTGGACGATGCCATGGCGGAGATAAACGCCAGCGGTATGATGATTGTCCAGCGGTTAGAGTTGGCCACGGCCCGGCGTGAAAACCTTACAGCCAGGGTTTTGCTGATAAAATCACTGGGCGGAGGATATATGAGTGATGAGTTGCTTGCGGGAAACACCAAATGAACGGCCCCGATACTAAAACAGAAGCGCCCCGGCAGGAAGCAAGCCCGAACCATAAAAGAAAGCGGATTATCTCGATTCTGCTGGCCGGGTTCGCGTTGGCGGGTGTGGCTTTCGGCGCTTATTGGCTGATTATAGGCCGTCATTACGCATATACCGACAATGCTTATGTGGCCGGGAATATCGTGCAGGTGGAGCCTCAGGCGGCGGGCACGGTGGTGGCAATATACGCCGATGAAACCGACATGGTGGAGAAGGGCCAACTGCTGATAAAGATTGGTGACGCCGACGCCTCTGTCGCATTGGACCAGGCCAAGGCCGAGCTGGCCCAGACTGTGCGAAAAACCCGTAAGCTTTTCGAGCAGGTGGAAGAATTAAAATCCGCTTTGGCGCTACGCAAGCTGGAGACAGAACGGCTGGCGGCGGAATACCAGCGCAGAAAAGAGCTGGTGGCGGACAGGGCTGTTTCGGAAGAAGATTACGGCCGGTCGAAGGCGGCTTGGGAAGAGGCAGTAAAAGCCGAAAAGGTGGCGGAAAAACAACTGGCCGGGGCGGTGGCGCTGGCGGGCGCCGGAAAACTGGAAATCCATCCGGATGTGCAGGGGGCCAAAGCCCGGGTTATGGCCGCTTATCTTAATCTTGCACGGTCGGAGATAAGGTCTCCGGTTACGGGGCATGTGGCCAAACGTAACGCCCAGCTGGGGGGCAGGATAGCGCCGGGGAAGCCTGTAATATCGGTGGTTCCGCTGGACCAGTTATGGGTGGACGCCAATTTCAAAGAGACCCAACTGCACGACATCCGTGTTGGACAACAGGTGGAGATAACCTCCGACCTGCACGGGGATGGGGTGAAATACCATGGCAAGGTGATCAGCCTTGGCGCGGGCACGGGTAGCGTGTTTTCGATACTTCCCCCGCAAAACGCCACGGGCAACTGGATAAAAATAGTCCAGCGCGCCCCGGTGAGGATAAGCCTGGAGCCGGAAAGATTGAAGGAACATCCCCTAATATTGGGCCTTTCGTTGCAAGTTACCGTGGACACCCATGATCTGAGCGGAGCCCAGCTTGCGGGCCGCGCCAAGGAAGCGGGGAAATACGCCACCGATATCTATCAGCGCCAGTCCGATGGGGCGGCGGATATGATCAACGGTATAATCAGGGAAAACCTGGCCCCGTAAAAAACGGACACGCCTGAATTCATGGAAAACGATTCGGCCAATCAACCCCTGACGGGCTCAAAGCTGGCCATCAGCACTGTGTCGCTGGCGCTGGCGGTGTTCATGAACGTTTTGGACACCACCATCACAAACGTTTCCATCCCCACCATCGCCGGGAACCTTTCGGTTAGCCCCAGCCAGGGTACGTGGACCATCACCTCTTACTCCGTGGCCATGGCCATCGTGGTGCCTCTTACAGGGTGGCTGGCAAGGTATTTTGGCGAGGTGCGCCTTTTCGTGGCCTGTACGGCGCTATTCAGCATGGCCTCGCTTGCTTGCGGGCTGGCGCCGGATTTTACGAGCCTGATAATATTGCGCTCCATCCAGGGGCTGGTGGCTGGCCCCATGATACCCCTGTCGCAAAGCCTGCTTTTGCGTTGTTACCCGCCGGAGAAGAAAGGCATGGCGCTGGCGTTCTGGGCCATGACCACGGTGGTGGCCCCCATATTGGGCCCCATATTGGGAGGGTATATAACCGATAATATCGGCTGGCCCTGGATCTTCTACATCAACATACCCATTGGGCTCACGTCATCGTTTGTCACCTGGCAGATGCTTAAAAAGCGGGAATCCAAAACCTCGCGCAACCCCATAGACGTTACGGGCCTTATATTGCTCGTGGTGGGGGTGGGGTGTCTTCAGATTTTCCTGGACCGGGGGCATGAACTGGACTGGTTCAACTCCACCGAGGTGACGTTGCTGGCCATAGTCGCCGTGATTAGCTTATCGCTATTTTTAGCCTGGGAGTTGTTCGAGAAACACCCGGTGGTGGACCTGTCGTTGTTCCTGCTCCGAAACTATACGGTGGGAACGCTTGCGGTGGCTCTTGGTTACATGACGTTTTTCTCCGGGGTGGTGATATTCCCCCTGTGGTTGCAAACGCAGATGGGCTACACGGCCACCTGGGCGGGCCTTGCGGCGGCGCCCATCGGGATGCTAACGCTGATGCTTACCCCCATTGTGGGCGCGTCGCTCCACAAGGTGGACGTACGGGTGTTGAGCAGTTTCTCGTTTTTCGTGTTCGCCTTCACCTGTTTCTGGCAGGCCGGGTTCAATACCGACGCCACATTCTACGATGTGGCCCTGCCAAGGCTTGCGCAAGGGATAGCCATGTCCTGCTTTTTCGTGCCGGTAACGTCCATATCGCTTTCCGGCCTTACGCCGGACAGGATAGCGGCGGCGGCTGGGCTTACAAACTTCATGCGTATATTGGGCGGCAGTTTCGGCACTTCCATAAGCGTTACCTTTTGGGACGACCGGGCTATTTATCACCGGAGCGTGCTGGTGGAAAGCATCTCGCAGTCCAACCCATACGCCATGGCCCCGCTTGAAGTGGCGCAATCGAACGGCATGAGTTATGAGGGGGCGCTGGCGGTGTTTGAACGGATAATAGGCAAACAGGCGGCGACCCTGGCCACAAACGACATTTTTCTGCTTTCAGGCGTAATATTCTCGTGCCTCATATTGTTTATATGGCTCTCCCGGGGGCCGTTCATGGTTGCGAGGAATTAGGATTTTACATGCCTGGATGAAATCTTGTTTGGGCGCTGGACGGAATTTGAGTTAAAATCTACTGCCTTTACCGCCCGGATCCGGGCGCAAGAAAACATAGCTGGCTTAAGAGGCTTTATTCTTGAACAAACTGCCTGTTTTTGAGTGGTTCTTCAGCATGGGCGACGTGCTGGTTAGCGTGAACACCGCCTTTGAAGGGGTGGTGGTGCCGCCGCACCTAAAGGGCAAGGAAAACGTGGATTTCATCATGGGTTCCGTTCCCACGCCAAACCTGGCGCCGGACGCCGAGGGTGTGACCGCCTCCATGAGGTTCGGCCCTTCGTTGCATACATGCCGTTTCCCCTGGGGCTCTGTCACACGCATGGCGTCCCCCGAGGCTGTCATCCAGTTCGCCAAGCCCCAACCACTTAAAGAAGTGGAGAGCGGGCCGGAGCCAACAGAAGACACCGCCAAACCGGCCGGGAAAAAAGAGAAGAAGAGTAAAGGGCATTTGAGAGTGGTGAAGTAACCGGCGGATGGAATTAACCAACGGTTCAATTCATCAGTTTTATCGCTTCACCGGGGTGATCCGGTTTCCCGCCATCCTGTATCTGCTTAACTAACCGTTCCACGGCCATTTCCACTTCGCGGGTAATGGGGGCGCCAAGGCCCAAGTTCACCGCTTCCACGGCGTAAACACAAAGTTCCGGCGGCAATTTACCCAAAGTCCTCGCCAATTCAATGGTATCGGCAAGGCCGAAGGCGTGGGTGGAGACGAATGATATTTCGCGCGGCAAAGGCCCGGATTTGGCGTTAATGGAACGCACGGTACCGGCGGGTTTTTCGCTGATGGCGGCGTCGCAAATCAATACGGTGTCATAACCGGCCCAGGTCTCTATCATGGATGAAAGGTCGCCGCTGAAAAACGCCACATCAGTCCCGGCCAAACCCAGCCCGGCTATCCGCTGGGCTATTAGAAGGCCCGCGTAATCATCCCCGTTCATTTGGGAACCCACGCCTATTACCAGTGTCTTCATGAAGTTGGGTTGATTTTACGGCTTTGGTACCGCGGAGCCATTTGTAAGATAACCCTCCAGGCCATATATTTATTGGTAGAAAGGTATCACATTCGCAGGCAATGGGCGCGTTGACAAAGGAAGTGGTTAAAAATCAATCCTCAACAATTCCCCACTTTGCGGCTTTGCCCTTTGGCGGGCGGGTTGATACCAGTTAAAAGGAGATCAATCATGTTGATGGCAGGTGTGACTAAAGCGGTTAGATATGAGCCGAAGACTTTCCCAGGGCTCAATAACCTTATCGGCATCACCCCAGTGGAGATTGAGGAACACCTAAAGCTGTATAACGGCTATGTGGCCAATACCAATCTGCTACGGGAGAAAATCGGCTCCATGGTGGTGTCCGGCTCGGCTGGAACCCCGGAATTCGCGGAACTGGTTAGACGGCTTGGGTTTGAGTACAACGGTATGCGGCTCCACGAGTTGTATTTCGAAAATCTTTCTGGCGGTGGCAAAAGGCCAAGCCAGATGGTGGTAAACGCACTGGAAGACGCGTTCAACGGCTTCGGATCTTGGGAAACCCTTTTCCGCAAGGTAGCGGCCATGCGGGGAGTGGGCTGGGTTATCCTTTACCAGGATCCGCTTAACGAAAACCTGAGCGTCCACTGGATAAACCAGCATGAAGACGGGCACCCTGTGGGGTTCAACCCGATACTGGTTTTGGACTGCTGGGAGCATGCGTGGACGGCGTACCTCCGCCCAACGGAGAGAGCCAAGTACATAGAGGACTTCTTCACCAATATAGACTGGGACGTGGTGGAAAGGCGGTTTAGATAACCGCCAACAGCGCTGGGTGGCGGGAGTATAAGGCGCCGCGCGGCGTGGATGATTGAGAGGGGAATAGTTAAGGTGGCAGGTAAAATTGCGCGCTTAGCCACTTTGAAAGGGGGAGGGGAAGGAGCGCGTTTCACCATTTTCACAGGAACGGCGGGAAATCATGATTAGCGCCCGGCTCCGCTGATCCTGTAAACCTGCATTTCCTCCGCAAGACCCTTTATCGTGGCTTTGCCGGGTTCAACTTTCATGGCCGTGAGCAGTGCCCCCACGCCGGGGTATTCATACACATCCGACGTTATGTAAACCTCATCGCCTCCGGCCAGTTCCTGAACCCTGGAGGCTATGTTCACCGTTTGGCCGAAATAGTCCAGCCGTTCGTTCAGGTTCACCACGATGGAGGCTCCTTTGTGGATACCGATCTTCAGGATGATGTCAGTCTTATTCCCAGACTGGTTCATTTTGGCCACTTCTTCCCGCATCTCCAGCGCCGCTTTCATGGCGTCCACCGGATTCATGAAACTGCCCATCACCGCGTCCCCGATGGTTTTCACGATGGCTCCGTGATTGCCTGCCACCACCTTTCCGAGGATGTCGAAATGCTGGCGAACAAGGGAAAAAGCGTTAAGGTCGCCAATCCTGTCATAAAGGGAGGTGGAGCCCTTCAGGTCGGTGAATACGATGGAGATGTCTTTCACACCCAGGCCTTCAGTGCCTTTCACCACATCGTAATGGAACAGGTCGTGGAACGATTGCGTGGTCAGAAGCCGCTTGCCGGAAAGGTATGGCGTGAAGCTGATGGTGAAATCCTCGGCGTACCGAGTGGGGAAATTTAGCAGGGTTATCAGCCCTTTCCTGCCAGACTGGTTGTAAAAATCGAATTCAGTCTCCCCGGAGCTCAAGGTTCCGGCGCTTAAGGTGATCGCCGAGCCGTTGAGTTTTACGCCAAGAGAGCCGCTTCCGCCCCCTGGCTGGCCGCTCACGGGTATGCCAGCGCCGGTATGGTTCAGGAAATCGCTTATCACAAGGTAGCCTTCCGTAAGCTCCCTGGTTATCTTTTTCTCCTCGCCATTCTGGATGTAAGCGTGGAACTTCATGAAAGGGATTGCGCCATCTATCCATCTTCTTCCGTCCCGTATCACGCCTTCCCTGCTGAAACGATAGAGGGTCAGGTAATCCAGCGGGGACAAGGAATCCGGATGGTGGCAGGTTATCTCCCGGACTTGGGGCGACACGGTGAAGCTTATCATTATGTAGTCGTCCAGGGATGCCTCGGAGTCCACATTGCACACTTCGCAATGGCTGTGGGAGTCTAAAGCCTTTAGGGAGCTGAAGCTTTCCAGCACGCTGGTGCAACCGGGGCACAACACATGCCAGTTCATTTGAAACAGACCCTCCACGGCGCCGTGCAGGAAAAAGTCTATTGATTCGTTTTCCTCGATTCCTTTTTCCTTTGCGAACAGGATGGGATTGATCCGGAAAAGCGCCTCATCGGTGGCGTTGCGGATCATGTTTTCCATTTTGGAGACAACCCGGGGGCTCCATTGCCTGGCCTTTTCAATGGATGCCAGCTTGCCGTCCAGAAGGGGCTCGTTTAACTTAACGCCGGTATCAAACATAGGGTTTAACTCCTGATGTATCGACCCAGTCATCGGCGGTTGTTTGCCAGTAACATCATGGCGGAACGCTTCGCCTTATCAGTTAATATATTGCCGATGGATAAGCCTTGTCCATGTTAATGATGTCCACTGCCTTTCAGGAGCAAAGCCTAATTTATGTTGATGCGTATTTTCTTTCGCGGGATTCTCCAGTTTCAAAACATGGCGGATAAAAAAAATGGAGAGAAATGTTTAGCAGGAAATACATGCACCGGGGTGAAAAGCATTTGACTAAAAATAGTGAAAGTCTTATATATTAAACAAGTATAGACCAAGTCTAATTTCTTCCTGGAAGGAGGATGTTTATGAAACTGGAAGGCTCCAAGACCCATCAAAACCTGAAAGACGCGTTCGCCGGGGAATCGCAGGCGAATCGCCGCTATTTATATTTCGCCGGTAAAGCGGACGTGGAAGGGTTCAACGACATATCGGCGGTTTTCCGTTCCACCGCCGAGGGTGAGACCGGCCATGCCCACGGGCATCTTAATTTTCTTAAAGAAGTGGGCGACCCTGTAACAGGGCTTCCCATAGGGGCCACGGCGGACAATCTAAAATCAGCCATCGCCGGGGAAACATATGAGTACACCGACATGTATCCTGGTATGGCAAAAACCGCCAGGGACGAGGGTTTTAAAGAAGTGTCCGACTGGCTGGAAACCCTGGCCAAGGCCGAGCGGTCGCACGCCAACCGGTTCCAGAAAGCTCTCGACAGCATGGGCAAATAGATACGCGTGATAGGCGTGGATTAGATCCGCCCCGGCAATAGCCTGCAAAAGGGCGGGAAAAGGAGGGATTCGTTTTTTGAAAAAGGCGCATATGAGAAAGATCAACCGGGAGGATCTTTTTAGTCTCGAAAAATACGAGGAGATCCGCCCCTCGTTTCGTGAGAGGGTGATGGAGCATAAAGCCAGCCGCCGGGTGCCTGTGGGGCCCAGCGCCACGCTTTATTTCGAGGACAGGCTCACCATCCACTATCAAATCCAGGAAATGCTTCGGGCCGAACGCATATTCGACCAGGCTGGGATTGAGGGGGAATTGTCGGCCTATAACCCGCTGATACCAGATGGGGCCAACTGGAAAGCCACCTTCATGATTGAGTATGACGACCCGGCCCAGCGCCGCGCGGAGCTTGCCCGGCTGGTGGGGATAGAGCGGAGGGTATGGGTTATGGTGGAGGGGTTTAATAAAGTATTCGCCATCGCCGATGAGGATCTGGAACGCTCCACCCCCGAGAAAACCGCGGCGGTGCATTTCCTGCGGTTCGAGCTTTCCGGGGAAATGGTGGACGCGATAAAACAAGGCGCCAGCGTTACCTGCGGCATAGACCACCCGCTTTACCGTTACGAGGCCCAGGCGCCGGAGCATAGCTGTAAATCGTTGGCGCTGGATTTGGACTGACCGGAAAGGTTTGCGGTATCAATCCGCTGCGGGCAGTGTGAAAATGAATTTGCTCCCTCTGCCTGGCTCCGATTCGGCCCAAATTTCACCACCGTGACGGTCTATTATCTTTTTGCAGATGGCAAGGCCTATGCCGGTGCCATCGTATTTTGTCATCCCATGAAGCCGTTTGAAGGGTGAAAATATCTGGTCGAGATACTTCGGCTCTATTCCCATGCCATTGTCCTCTATCGTTACCTGGTAAGAATCTCCCAAGCGGTCTGCGGTTATGTTGATAACCGGAACCGCCTGGCCGCGGAACTTGATGGCATTTCCGATAAGGTTCGTGACGAGTATCCTTACGCTGTTGGAGTCGGCCATCACGAATGGCAGGCCTTTCCATTCTATTTTTGCCCCCGTTTCCCTCACCAGCCCTTCAAGGTCTCCAACGGCCTCCCTGATGATCTCGTTTAAGTCCACGCGGGTTATCTGCCGCTCCAGCCGTCCGGTTCTCGAAAGCTGGCGAAGGTCTTCGATCTGTTTTTTCATCCGGTCCGACGATAGAAGGATGAAGTTGAGGTCCTCCCTGGCTCTTTTGGATATGTCCTCTCCCAAATCCCCCTTCAGAAGCTGGCAGTAATTGGATACCGTCCGTAACGGTTCCAGCAGGTCGTGGCTTGCGATGTAAGTGAATTCCTCCAGCTCCTTGTTCATCCTCTCCAGCTTGCGCGCGTGGCTTCTAACCGTCTCTTCGGCGCGTTTCCGCTCCGTGATGTCCCTGGCTATGGCGATGATAATCAGCTTCCCGTCATCCTGGGTCAGCGAGCTGAGCCGCAATTCCACGTCGAACCGGCTACCATCCTTTCGATGATGTACAGTTGTTATCTCGCTGGCCGCCCCATGGCCTTCGATAACCTTGTAAAAAATAGACTGCAACTGCTCTTCAGAATACTCGGGCATCACGTCCTGAGGGCCCATTAGCAACAGTTCCTCCGCGTAATAGCCCAGCACATTAACGGCGCTCTTGTTGAAATCCACAAAACGCATGATGGCGGGGTTTATCAGGAAAACACAGTCGGGGGAAGTGTCCATGGCGGCTCTGAACCTTTTCAAGTCCAGAACCGCGTGATTGCGGTCGTCCAGGATCCTGCTTGTGTAGGTTTCATTGACCCTGGCCAGATCCAGCGCCTTGCCGAAGTTGTTGAGTATCGGCTGGAACACCTGGGTTATCGGCAGGTCGGTCACCGGTTTTTCGGGGGAGAACAACAGGAACAGGCTATTCTCCGGCACTGGCAGACGCAGGGCCACTGTGAATCGTTTATGGATTGGTAATTTGATATCCCACAGAGCGTTATCCTCAATAAGCGCCGCCGGGCCGGCAACAAGGGATTGGGGCAGGGTGAACACTTGCCCTTTCAGAACCGCCAGTTCCGGAGAGCAGATTACGGCTTCCAGTAAATATTTCCGGCCGGGATCGGAATTGTTGCTGGCCCTTTCAATCCTTTCAGGTATGGCAGATAAAAACATGCCGCAGGGAAAAGAGGTGTGGTACATAAGCCGCTGGAGTGTTTTCTCAATTAGCGGTTGGGCATGGGTGGCTCCGCCGGTGAGGAGGGCCATTTCATAAAGGATTGTCAGTATATGCTCTCTGTTCATAAATTGTCCCAGGAGGCGCACACTATCGTTCCGTTATGGAAAAGGGGATAACCTCCCTGGATAGAGCTTCCTATTTCACCAAGAGATAACGCTCCGGCGATGCGCGCCGGGGACAGGCGCTCCGACAGAGCCCCTAACTCGTTCTCCGCGGCCGCCCCAAGATGGAGCCGCCGTCCCGCGCAGTAGAAAGTAAGCACGAAATTCCGGTATTTGTTTTTCAGCCGGTCAGTCAAGGCGTCCACAGTGGCCGTTGATCCGCTTTCCGGGGCGGCAAGCAGGGTCAGAATGGCGTTTTCCGGTATCTCTCCCACGCAAAATAAAGACCCATCCTCTTCCAGCGCCACGGGAATGCGAACTAAAACCTCGTCGTCGGCCCGGATGATGCCGAAGGGGAAATGAACACCCATCTGGTAGAAATTCTCTTTCGTCACCTCCACGCCATACCGGGATTGCGCCATCCGGGCGTACACCTCGAAGGCTGGTTTCCAGTCTATATTGATAATGCGGTTGCCGCTGGTGGATGTGGCGGTGATCATCTCTTCCGGCATTATGTATCCGTGCTCCAGGCTGGCCCCTTCGTGGTCCGGCAGGATTAGCGCAAGTAGAGCGTCACCGGTGAATTCTTTCTCCGTAAATACGCAAGGCATGGGCTGGAAAGTTTCGCTCCCGGCGTTAACGCCCATATAGCTGACCATGTCCGCCAGTTTGAAATAAAGTGAATCCAGGATGGTGGCGATGGTGGGTA of the Nitrospinota bacterium genome contains:
- a CDS encoding HU family DNA-binding protein — protein: MAGKKPMTKGQIADNIATASGLTKKLAAQILDGLAALAYKEAKNGFTLPGLGKLVLVQRKARKGRNPQTGEVIKIPAKKVVKFRVAKACKDAVLGSK
- a CDS encoding hydrogenase maturation protease, which translates into the protein MNGDDYAGLLIAQRIAGLGLAGTDVAFFSGDLSSMIETWAGYDTVLICDAAISEKPAGTVRSINAKSGPLPREISFVSTHAFGLADTIELARTLGKLPPELCVYAVEAVNLGLGAPITREVEMAVERLVKQIQDGGKPDHPGEAIKLMN
- a CDS encoding DHA2 family efflux MFS transporter permease subunit — protein: MENDSANQPLTGSKLAISTVSLALAVFMNVLDTTITNVSIPTIAGNLSVSPSQGTWTITSYSVAMAIVVPLTGWLARYFGEVRLFVACTALFSMASLACGLAPDFTSLIILRSIQGLVAGPMIPLSQSLLLRCYPPEKKGMALAFWAMTTVVAPILGPILGGYITDNIGWPWIFYINIPIGLTSSFVTWQMLKKRESKTSRNPIDVTGLILLVVGVGCLQIFLDRGHELDWFNSTEVTLLAIVAVISLSLFLAWELFEKHPVVDLSLFLLRNYTVGTLAVALGYMTFFSGVVIFPLWLQTQMGYTATWAGLAAAPIGMLTLMLTPIVGASLHKVDVRVLSSFSFFVFAFTCFWQAGFNTDATFYDVALPRLAQGIAMSCFFVPVTSISLSGLTPDRIAAAAGLTNFMRILGGSFGTSISVTFWDDRAIYHRSVLVESISQSNPYAMAPLEVAQSNGMSYEGALAVFERIIGKQAATLATNDIFLLSGVIFSCLILFIWLSRGPFMVARN
- a CDS encoding efflux RND transporter periplasmic adaptor subunit, whose product is MNGPDTKTEAPRQEASPNHKRKRIISILLAGFALAGVAFGAYWLIIGRHYAYTDNAYVAGNIVQVEPQAAGTVVAIYADETDMVEKGQLLIKIGDADASVALDQAKAELAQTVRKTRKLFEQVEELKSALALRKLETERLAAEYQRRKELVADRAVSEEDYGRSKAAWEEAVKAEKVAEKQLAGAVALAGAGKLEIHPDVQGAKARVMAAYLNLARSEIRSPVTGHVAKRNAQLGGRIAPGKPVISVVPLDQLWVDANFKETQLHDIRVGQQVEITSDLHGDGVKYHGKVISLGAGTGSVFSILPPQNATGNWIKIVQRAPVRISLEPERLKEHPLILGLSLQVTVDTHDLSGAQLAGRAKEAGKYATDIYQRQSDGAADMINGIIRENLAP
- a CDS encoding DUF3501 family protein, translating into MRKINREDLFSLEKYEEIRPSFRERVMEHKASRRVPVGPSATLYFEDRLTIHYQIQEMLRAERIFDQAGIEGELSAYNPLIPDGANWKATFMIEYDDPAQRRAELARLVGIERRVWVMVEGFNKVFAIADEDLERSTPEKTAAVHFLRFELSGEMVDAIKQGASVTCGIDHPLYRYEAQAPEHSCKSLALDLD
- a CDS encoding efflux transporter outer membrane subunit, whose translation is MVYSGCAGTGSYKNQSSLIDPPSASKTMANAAKEGALTPGPWPGIEWWRDFNDPVLAKLVEESFSNSPEMKLAQAKARFADAQARLAGAVDTPDVSMNAESFRQRISDNGLIPTRFFQNPNTLTQASLAFSYELDIWGLHASIIKSALGEAAAVKAETYMARLLLSFAVAQAYFDLSWFRERLELMGILLANSESLERLAAKRVEGGLDSITSLQKARLDLELMRSSVAGAKRDAGMAANKLAALMGRGPDYAMSSETAKSRDFASPAALPDNLMTDILARRPDIIAAKLRVVTAGYRVDAARALFYPNVNIRALVGLQSVDIEKLFNADSHMYNFGPAIHLPLFDGGRLSANLESRGVEWDMAVEKYNLTVINAVKETADSVISVDGAAKRLESGKMALEAAQAGYEAIRKRREAGLDDAMAEINASGMMIVQRLELATARRENLTARVLLIKSLGGGYMSDELLAGNTK
- a CDS encoding rubrerythrin is translated as MKLEGSKTHQNLKDAFAGESQANRRYLYFAGKADVEGFNDISAVFRSTAEGETGHAHGHLNFLKEVGDPVTGLPIGATADNLKSAIAGETYEYTDMYPGMAKTARDEGFKEVSDWLETLAKAERSHANRFQKALDSMGK
- a CDS encoding adenylate/guanylate cyclase domain-containing protein, with the translated sequence MFDTGVKLNEPLLDGKLASIEKARQWSPRVVSKMENMIRNATDEALFRINPILFAKEKGIEENESIDFFLHGAVEGLFQMNWHVLCPGCTSVLESFSSLKALDSHSHCEVCNVDSEASLDDYIMISFTVSPQVREITCHHPDSLSPLDYLTLYRFSREGVIRDGRRWIDGAIPFMKFHAYIQNGEEKKITRELTEGYLVISDFLNHTGAGIPVSGQPGGGSGSLGVKLNGSAITLSAGTLSSGETEFDFYNQSGRKGLITLLNFPTRYAEDFTISFTPYLSGKRLLTTQSFHDLFHYDVVKGTEGLGVKDISIVFTDLKGSTSLYDRIGDLNAFSLVRQHFDILGKVVAGNHGAIVKTIGDAVMGSFMNPVDAMKAALEMREEVAKMNQSGNKTDIILKIGIHKGASIVVNLNERLDYFGQTVNIASRVQELAGGDEVYITSDVYEYPGVGALLTAMKVEPGKATIKGLAEEMQVYRISGAGR
- a CDS encoding superoxide dismutase, producing MLMAGVTKAVRYEPKTFPGLNNLIGITPVEIEEHLKLYNGYVANTNLLREKIGSMVVSGSAGTPEFAELVRRLGFEYNGMRLHELYFENLSGGGKRPSQMVVNALEDAFNGFGSWETLFRKVAAMRGVGWVILYQDPLNENLSVHWINQHEDGHPVGFNPILVLDCWEHAWTAYLRPTERAKYIEDFFTNIDWDVVERRFR